A part of Olleya sp. Bg11-27 genomic DNA contains:
- the serC gene encoding 3-phosphoserine/phosphohydroxythreonine transaminase, translating into MQKHNFSAGPCVLPKEVLQKASEALLDFDNGLSLIEISHRSKSFVDVMEQARALALELLGLEGKGYKALFLQGGASMQFLMAAQNLLENKAAYLNTGTWADKAIKEAKIYGDILEVASSKDKNYNYIPKGYDIPKDYDYFHCTSNNTIFGTQMKSFPKSPIPLICDMSSDIFSRSLDFSQFDLIYAGAQKNMGPAGTTLVVIKEDVLGKVSRQIPSMLDYKVHIDKGSMFNTPPVFAVYTSMLTLQWLKDLGGIKAIEKENDKKARLMYSEIDLNPLFKGFAAKEDRSDMNATFTLVNDDLKETFDTMWKEAGINGLNGHRSVGGYRASMYNALSLDSVKVLVEVMNELESKA; encoded by the coding sequence ATGCAAAAACATAATTTTAGCGCAGGACCATGCGTTTTACCTAAAGAAGTATTACAAAAAGCATCAGAAGCTTTATTAGATTTTGATAACGGTTTATCATTAATCGAGATTTCGCATAGAAGTAAGTCCTTTGTGGATGTTATGGAACAAGCTAGAGCGTTAGCTTTAGAGTTATTAGGCCTAGAAGGTAAAGGCTATAAAGCTTTATTTTTACAAGGTGGTGCAAGTATGCAGTTTTTAATGGCAGCTCAAAATCTTTTAGAAAACAAAGCCGCGTATTTAAATACAGGAACTTGGGCAGATAAAGCCATCAAGGAAGCTAAGATTTACGGTGATATTTTAGAAGTTGCGTCTTCTAAAGATAAAAACTATAATTATATACCAAAAGGATATGATATCCCTAAGGATTATGATTATTTCCACTGTACCTCTAACAACACTATTTTTGGAACACAAATGAAAAGTTTTCCAAAATCTCCGATCCCATTAATATGTGATATGAGTAGTGATATTTTTTCACGATCTCTAGACTTTTCTCAATTCGATTTAATTTATGCAGGTGCTCAGAAAAATATGGGTCCAGCTGGTACAACGCTTGTTGTTATTAAAGAAGATGTTTTAGGAAAAGTATCGCGTCAAATTCCATCAATGTTAGACTATAAAGTACACATTGACAAAGGTAGTATGTTTAATACACCTCCCGTTTTTGCAGTATACACGTCCATGTTAACGTTACAATGGTTAAAAGATTTAGGCGGTATTAAAGCAATTGAAAAAGAAAACGACAAAAAAGCACGTTTAATGTATTCTGAAATTGATTTAAACCCATTATTTAAAGGGTTTGCAGCAAAAGAAGACCGTTCTGATATGAATGCGACATTTACGCTAGTAAACGACGATTTAAAAGAAACGTTTGACACCATGTGGAAAGAAGCCGGAATTAATGGTTTAAACGGACACAGAAGCGTTGGAGGTTATAGAGCAAGTATGTATAATGCCTTATCACTAGATAGCGTTAAAGTACTTGTAGAAGTTATGAATGAATTAGAAAGTAAAGCTTAA
- a CDS encoding 4Fe-4S dicluster domain-containing protein has product MAIIITDECINCGACEPECPNTAIYEGADDWRYKDGTSLNGNLVLTDGKEVDADEAQEPISDEIYYIVPDKCTECVGFHEEPQCAAVCPVDCCVPDDEHVESKDTLLGKQKFMHPDG; this is encoded by the coding sequence ATGGCAATTATTATAACAGACGAATGTATTAACTGTGGAGCTTGTGAACCTGAATGCCCAAATACGGCAATTTATGAAGGTGCTGACGATTGGAGATACAAAGACGGAACTAGCTTAAATGGTAACTTAGTTTTAACTGATGGAAAAGAAGTTGATGCAGACGAAGCCCAAGAGCCTATAAGTGACGAGATTTATTATATTGTACCAGATAAGTGTACAGAGTGTGTTGGTTTTCATGAAGAGCCACAATGTGCTGCAGTATGTCCTGTAGATTGTTGTGTTCCTGATGACGAGCATGTAGAAAGTAAAGACACCTTATTAGGAAAGCAAAAATTTATGCATCCTGATGGATAA
- a CDS encoding DUF6787 family protein, whose protein sequence is MEKFKTRWEIQQNWQLLFPILGLLGLSYSSFKLAKLLFNNNLVLTIVLAILITYALLKFFLFLFTRLENKWKVDYKWEMIRIFMVFAVTGSSSVFIGRPIIKWLGITKENLNVFVYWTLYVIIGIIFYQIMLVCFGWLSGQHKFFWEFEKKMIRRFGLGKFVD, encoded by the coding sequence ATGGAAAAATTTAAAACACGTTGGGAAATCCAACAAAATTGGCAACTCCTATTCCCTATTCTTGGGCTATTAGGATTATCATACTCTAGCTTTAAACTAGCTAAACTATTGTTTAACAACAATCTAGTTTTAACAATTGTTTTAGCAATCCTAATAACCTATGCCCTATTAAAATTCTTTTTATTTCTGTTTACAAGGCTAGAAAATAAATGGAAAGTGGATTATAAATGGGAAATGATTCGCATTTTTATGGTGTTTGCTGTTACTGGAAGCTCTTCTGTATTTATTGGAAGACCTATCATTAAATGGCTTGGAATTACTAAAGAAAACTTAAATGTTTTTGTCTATTGGACTTTATACGTTATCATTGGCATAATATTTTACCAAATAATGTTAGTTTGTTTTGGTTGGCTTTCTGGTCAGCACAAATTCTTTTGGGAATTTGAAAAGAAAATGATCAGGCGTTTTGGTTTAGGTAAATTTGTAGATTAA
- a CDS encoding D-2-hydroxyacid dehydrogenase, with product MKVLANDGVSQSGIDALEAAGFEVNTTTVAQEQLINYINENNISVLLVRSATTARKDLIDACPNLKIIGRGGVGMDNIDVAYAKEKGLHVINTPAASSQSVAELVFAHLYGGVRFLHDANRAMPLDGDSQFKKLKKNYAKGVELRGKTLGVIGFGRIGQEVAKIGLGVGMKVIAADKFIDAADVSVDFFDGQSVKFNIKTEAMDAVLKQSDFITLHVPAQKDYVIGKAQFDLMKDGSAIINAARGGVVNEVDLVTALESGKLAFAGLDTFQNEPTPAVQLLMNGRISLTPHIGAATNEAQDRIGTELATQIKNILLNG from the coding sequence ATGAAAGTATTAGCAAACGATGGTGTATCACAAAGTGGAATTGATGCATTAGAAGCAGCAGGTTTTGAAGTAAACACAACAACCGTTGCCCAAGAACAATTGATAAATTATATCAACGAAAACAATATTAGTGTCCTATTAGTTAGAAGTGCTACAACCGCAAGAAAAGACTTAATTGACGCGTGCCCAAACTTAAAAATCATTGGTCGTGGTGGTGTTGGTATGGATAATATCGATGTAGCCTATGCTAAAGAAAAAGGCTTACATGTTATTAATACACCAGCTGCGTCATCGCAATCTGTAGCAGAACTTGTATTTGCTCACCTATATGGTGGTGTCAGATTTTTACACGATGCTAACCGAGCTATGCCATTAGATGGAGATTCTCAATTTAAAAAATTGAAGAAAAACTACGCTAAAGGCGTTGAATTAAGAGGAAAAACACTTGGTGTTATCGGATTTGGTCGTATTGGTCAAGAAGTCGCTAAAATTGGTTTAGGTGTAGGAATGAAAGTTATTGCTGCAGATAAATTTATTGACGCGGCAGACGTTAGTGTTGACTTTTTTGATGGACAATCCGTAAAATTCAATATTAAAACAGAAGCTATGGATGCTGTTTTAAAGCAATCGGATTTTATAACGTTACATGTGCCTGCTCAAAAAGACTACGTTATTGGTAAAGCGCAATTTGATTTAATGAAAGACGGGTCTGCTATTATTAATGCTGCTAGAGGTGGTGTTGTTAATGAAGTAGACTTAGTGACCGCATTAGAGAGCGGTAAATTAGCATTTGCTGGTTTAGATACCTTCCAAAACGAACCAACACCAGCAGTACAGTTATTAATGAATGGTAGAATTTCGTTAACGCCACATATTGGTGCTGCAACTAACGAAGCACAAGATCGTATTGGTACAGAGTTAGCAACACAAATCAAGAATATACTTTTAAACGGATAA
- a CDS encoding DUF937 domain-containing protein — MAGIFDLLNSDLGKSIISGVSGSTGTDEAKTGSLLTMALPVLMKAMERNASTPEGAEGLMGAIQGKHNGGILDNLGDLFGGGVNEEVSNDGDKILGHVLGSKKDNVTKVLGAKSGLDTGSVANILKVAAPLLMGVLGKQASQNNVTSSSGISGLLSGLLGGASSEGAVTQEQSFLEKMLDSDGDGSIIDDVAGMVLGGSSNKSGGLGSLLGGLFGK, encoded by the coding sequence ATGGCAGGAATTTTCGACTTATTAAACTCTGATTTAGGGAAATCAATCATTAGCGGTGTATCAGGATCAACTGGTACCGACGAGGCTAAAACAGGAAGCTTACTAACCATGGCTTTACCAGTGCTTATGAAAGCAATGGAACGCAATGCTTCAACACCAGAAGGTGCTGAAGGATTAATGGGTGCAATACAAGGCAAGCATAACGGTGGTATTTTAGATAACTTGGGCGACCTTTTTGGAGGTGGCGTTAACGAAGAAGTATCAAACGATGGAGATAAAATATTAGGTCACGTTTTAGGATCTAAAAAAGACAATGTCACTAAAGTTTTAGGAGCAAAATCTGGATTAGACACAGGATCTGTAGCAAACATACTTAAGGTAGCTGCACCTTTATTAATGGGTGTTTTAGGTAAGCAAGCGTCACAAAACAACGTGACATCTTCAAGTGGAATCAGCGGTTTACTAAGTGGTTTACTTGGTGGTGCTAGTTCTGAAGGAGCAGTGACACAAGAGCAAAGTTTTCTTGAAAAAATGCTAGATAGCGACGGTGACGGTAGCATCATTGATGATGTTGCAGGAATGGTACTTGGCGGATCAAGCAATAAAAGTGGTGGACTAGGAAGTTTACTTGGTGGACTTTTTGGAAAATAA
- the ychF gene encoding redox-regulated ATPase YchF yields MKAGIVGLPNVGKSTLFNCLSNAKAQSANFPFCTIEPNIGVVNVPDPRLEKLETLVNPERVLPATVEIVDIAGLVKGASKGEGLGNQFLGNIRETDAILHVLRCFDNDNIIHVDGNVDPIRDKETIDMELQLKDLETVDKKLDKVKRAAKTGNKEAQKEEAVLLKLKAGLEAGLSVRALEFSDEDLEEFVNPAQLITGKPVLYVCNVDEESAVSGNAYVDLVKAAVKDENAEVLVLAVGTEADINELDDYEERQMFLSDIGLEEPGSAKLIRSAYKLLNQQTYFTAGVKEVRAWTINVGATAPQAAGVIHTDFEKGFIRAEVIGYDDYVEYGSESKVKEAGKMKVEGKTYVVKDGDVMHFLFNV; encoded by the coding sequence ATGAAAGCAGGTATAGTAGGATTGCCAAACGTTGGGAAGTCAACATTATTTAATTGTTTATCTAACGCAAAAGCGCAAAGTGCAAACTTTCCGTTTTGTACTATTGAGCCTAATATAGGTGTGGTAAATGTGCCAGATCCAAGATTAGAAAAATTAGAAACTTTAGTCAACCCAGAGCGTGTTTTACCAGCAACTGTAGAGATTGTTGATATTGCAGGGCTAGTAAAAGGGGCAAGTAAAGGTGAAGGTTTAGGAAATCAGTTTTTAGGAAACATTAGAGAAACTGACGCTATTTTACATGTATTGCGTTGTTTTGATAACGATAATATTATACATGTTGATGGTAATGTAGATCCTATTAGAGATAAGGAAACTATCGACATGGAGCTACAGCTTAAAGATTTAGAGACTGTAGATAAAAAATTAGATAAAGTTAAGCGTGCTGCAAAAACAGGAAATAAAGAGGCTCAAAAAGAAGAAGCCGTTTTATTGAAACTAAAAGCTGGTTTAGAAGCTGGTTTATCGGTAAGAGCATTAGAATTTTCTGATGAAGACTTAGAGGAATTTGTTAATCCTGCGCAATTAATTACAGGAAAACCTGTATTATATGTGTGTAATGTGGATGAAGAAAGTGCTGTTTCTGGAAATGCTTATGTAGACCTTGTTAAAGCTGCTGTTAAGGACGAAAATGCAGAAGTACTAGTATTAGCTGTAGGTACAGAGGCTGATATTAACGAGTTGGATGATTATGAAGAACGTCAAATGTTTTTGTCTGATATAGGTTTAGAGGAGCCTGGATCTGCTAAATTGATTCGTTCTGCTTATAAATTATTAAATCAACAAACGTACTTTACAGCAGGTGTAAAAGAAGTGAGAGCTTGGACTATAAATGTAGGAGCTACTGCACCTCAAGCTGCAGGAGTTATTCATACGGATTTTGAAAAAGGGTTTATTCGTGCAGAGGTTATTGGTTACGATGACTATGTGGAGTACGGTAGTGAATCTAAAGTAAAAGAAGCAGGGAAAATGAAAGTAGAAGGTAAGACGTATGTCGTTAAAGACGGAGATGTAATGCATTTCTTATTTAATGTGTAA
- a CDS encoding TonB-dependent receptor, protein MKKLKLLFLLLLSVAFANAQTYVTGTVTGDDGFGIPTVNVIEKGTSNGTTTDFDGRYSLDVSDDATLVFSYVGYDTKEVSVNGQSTINITMASGETLEEVVLVGSRTAPRSNVNSALPIDVVGIKELTSTGQPSFDKALQYRIPSFNTVQTPVNDATSLLDPYEIRNMGPSRTLILINGKRKNLSALLYTQTSPGRGETGADISAIPTDAIKRVEILRDGASAQYGSDAIAGVMNIILKDEVNKGSATLRSGITSEGDGEMVGIAVNNGSTIGDDKGFINYTIDLSKTNLANRPGTVDAAGEYADFVYENPNDDDGNPLPNAANIITGNSVGLASVNEYLSRNPDAGNINGSPENASSKFLINSGFDLSEDTQLYMNAAYVYKKVNSFANNRTPYWRRAEAFNPDDVEGIDYFPYLDDFFPGSNPNTTGGYDGYTPTFEGLLNDYNGTIGVKTKINEWNVDLSYTTGGNTQTYTVSQSHNRNVVFVPTFDDANGNGQVDPGEGFEPTELYRENSQQSFNPGGTKFTHNVGNIDISRVLSDKVSVGFGAEFRNETFEVIEGELASYDGGGADSFAGNSPENSGKFNRYNIGAYFSLDYDVSDAFLLSGTVRTENYSDFGNTFVYKFSTRYKITDNLTARASISSGFRAPTLHQIYTQKAQYSFVPGQGIQVGGLINNVSTQAKLLGIPELDAETSNNFTIGFGGKLANNLTFTVDYYSINVQDRIVLGSEISATGDATNPLDILLTNNNLSDISFFSNAIDTKTSGIDVVLSKKNIEIGEGDLDINLSGNYTITNERDGAVKDIALVANAGQSVVNATQEALFFTSRPETKWILGANYDIGKFGFSLNNTYFGKTTFKQQGMSTDLRTEFIPKIVTDLGINFNASEKLTLSLNVNNLLNVLPEWEFKAENASGDAILADAAATQNQSNLITFNQRYSQMTYDGFHFSQLGTMFNLSVNYKF, encoded by the coding sequence ATGAAAAAACTAAAATTATTGTTTCTGCTACTTCTCTCAGTGGCTTTTGCAAACGCCCAAACCTATGTTACCGGAACTGTTACCGGCGATGATGGCTTTGGAATCCCTACTGTAAATGTTATAGAAAAAGGCACAAGTAATGGAACAACTACTGATTTTGACGGAAGATATTCGTTAGATGTTTCTGATGACGCCACGCTTGTTTTTAGCTACGTTGGCTATGACACTAAGGAAGTGTCTGTTAATGGTCAAAGCACCATAAATATCACTATGGCTAGTGGTGAAACTCTAGAAGAAGTTGTATTAGTAGGATCAAGAACCGCTCCTAGAAGTAATGTCAATAGCGCATTACCAATTGACGTTGTTGGTATAAAAGAATTAACCTCTACTGGTCAACCTTCTTTTGACAAAGCCTTACAATATAGAATCCCTTCTTTTAACACAGTACAAACCCCTGTTAATGATGCGACCTCTTTATTAGATCCTTATGAAATCAGAAATATGGGTCCAAGTAGAACATTAATATTAATTAATGGGAAGCGTAAAAACTTAAGTGCTTTATTATATACACAAACCTCTCCTGGTCGTGGAGAAACTGGTGCTGACATTTCGGCGATACCAACAGACGCTATTAAGCGTGTCGAAATTTTACGTGATGGTGCTTCTGCACAATACGGATCTGATGCGATTGCTGGTGTAATGAATATCATACTAAAAGACGAAGTCAATAAAGGTTCTGCAACTTTAAGATCTGGTATCACTAGTGAAGGTGATGGTGAAATGGTTGGTATTGCTGTAAATAACGGATCTACCATAGGTGACGACAAAGGGTTTATCAATTATACCATTGATTTATCTAAAACTAATTTAGCAAACCGACCTGGTACAGTTGATGCTGCAGGTGAATATGCTGATTTTGTTTATGAAAACCCGAATGATGATGATGGTAACCCTCTACCAAATGCTGCCAATATCATCACAGGAAACAGTGTAGGATTAGCTTCTGTTAACGAATATTTATCTCGTAACCCAGATGCCGGAAATATAAACGGTTCTCCAGAAAATGCCTCTTCAAAATTTTTAATCAATAGTGGTTTTGATTTAAGTGAGGATACTCAATTATATATGAATGCCGCTTACGTTTACAAAAAAGTAAATAGTTTTGCGAACAACAGAACTCCATATTGGAGACGTGCAGAAGCATTTAATCCTGATGACGTTGAAGGCATTGACTACTTCCCTTATTTAGATGATTTTTTCCCAGGAAGCAACCCTAATACAACAGGAGGTTACGATGGTTACACGCCGACATTTGAAGGTTTGTTAAACGATTACAACGGTACAATAGGTGTTAAAACTAAAATAAACGAATGGAATGTAGACCTAAGTTATACGACGGGTGGAAACACGCAAACGTATACTGTAAGTCAATCTCACAACAGAAATGTTGTTTTTGTACCAACTTTTGATGATGCTAATGGGAATGGTCAAGTTGACCCAGGAGAAGGATTTGAACCTACAGAATTATATAGAGAAAACAGTCAACAATCATTTAATCCAGGAGGAACAAAATTCACACATAACGTTGGTAATATTGATATTTCAAGAGTATTATCTGACAAAGTAAGTGTTGGTTTTGGTGCTGAGTTTAGAAACGAAACCTTTGAAGTCATCGAAGGTGAATTAGCCTCTTATGATGGTGGTGGTGCAGATTCTTTTGCAGGAAATAGCCCTGAAAATTCAGGAAAATTTAATCGTTATAACATTGGCGCTTATTTCTCTTTAGATTATGATGTATCTGATGCTTTCTTATTAAGTGGTACTGTTAGAACAGAAAATTATTCTGATTTCGGAAACACTTTTGTTTACAAATTTAGTACACGTTATAAAATAACAGACAACCTAACTGCTAGAGCATCTATCTCTTCAGGATTTAGAGCACCAACCTTACACCAAATTTATACACAAAAAGCACAATATAGTTTTGTACCAGGACAAGGGATTCAAGTTGGAGGTTTAATTAACAATGTATCCACACAAGCTAAATTATTGGGTATTCCAGAGTTGGATGCTGAAACATCCAACAACTTCACCATTGGTTTTGGTGGGAAACTAGCTAATAATCTAACATTTACTGTTGATTATTATAGCATTAATGTACAAGATCGTATTGTTTTAGGTTCTGAAATTAGCGCAACCGGAGACGCCACTAACCCTTTAGATATCTTATTAACGAACAACAACCTTAGTGATATTAGTTTTTTCTCAAATGCTATAGACACTAAAACTTCAGGTATTGATGTTGTTTTAAGTAAGAAAAATATTGAAATAGGAGAAGGTGATTTAGATATTAACCTGTCCGGAAACTACACCATTACAAATGAAAGAGATGGCGCAGTAAAGGATATTGCATTAGTAGCCAATGCTGGACAATCTGTAGTTAACGCAACACAAGAAGCCTTATTTTTTACTTCTAGACCAGAAACTAAATGGATTTTAGGTGCCAATTATGATATTGGAAAATTCGGATTTTCTTTAAATAATACTTACTTTGGTAAAACGACCTTTAAGCAACAAGGGATGAGTACAGATTTACGTACAGAGTTTATTCCTAAAATTGTTACCGATTTAGGTATTAACTTTAATGCTTCAGAAAAGTTAACGCTTTCTTTAAATGTCAATAACCTTTTAAATGTATTACCAGAATGGGAGTTTAAAGCAGAAAATGCTTCTGGAGACGCTATCCTTGCGGATGCTGCTGCAACTCAAAACCAATCTAACTTAATTACATTTAACCAACGTTACTCTCAAATGACTTATGATGGGTTCCATTTTAGTCAATTAGGAACTATGTTTAACTTATCAGTAAATTATAAATTTTAA
- a CDS encoding acyl-CoA reductase, whose amino-acid sequence MSNKDHITEAFIQLGHFISQFSSKGIEKKENVLHNDLFFDGFKHQIKLAKEHNGWFTQENILFALDGWRSQLSEKHIKDWLNAYTIAQVQPKTVAIIMAGNIPLVGFHDFLCVLATGHHVLVKQSSNDKHLLPFLAKYLEHVLPDLKGKIKFTEDKLEQFDAVIATGSNNTARYFEFYFKNKPSIIRKSRNSAAVLTGNETKEQLEALSEDIFRYYGLGCRNVSKFFIPKDYNFDAFFAAMYKWNPIINDSKYANNYDYNKAVYIMSEFDMLENGFLMIKEDPSYASPIATVFYEYYDSTESLKQKIDSDQDLIQCIVANGFSDTEIPFGKTQKPELSDYADNVDTIAFLLAI is encoded by the coding sequence ATGAGTAACAAAGATCACATTACTGAAGCTTTTATACAATTAGGGCATTTTATTAGCCAATTTTCTTCAAAAGGCATAGAAAAAAAAGAAAACGTACTCCACAACGATTTATTTTTCGATGGATTTAAACATCAAATTAAATTAGCCAAAGAACATAACGGATGGTTTACACAAGAAAATATCTTGTTTGCTTTAGACGGATGGCGTTCTCAATTGTCAGAAAAGCATATTAAAGACTGGTTAAATGCATATACTATAGCACAAGTGCAACCCAAAACTGTTGCTATCATTATGGCAGGTAACATCCCATTAGTCGGATTTCATGACTTTTTGTGTGTTTTAGCTACTGGGCATCATGTCTTAGTTAAACAATCCTCCAATGACAAGCACCTCCTACCCTTTTTAGCAAAATACTTAGAACATGTTTTACCTGATTTAAAAGGAAAAATAAAATTTACGGAAGACAAACTAGAACAGTTTGATGCCGTTATCGCTACAGGTAGTAATAATACAGCGCGTTATTTTGAATTCTATTTTAAAAACAAACCGTCTATTATTAGAAAAAGTAGAAATTCGGCTGCCGTATTAACAGGAAATGAAACTAAGGAGCAACTAGAAGCACTATCTGAAGACATCTTTAGATACTATGGCTTAGGTTGCCGAAATGTATCCAAGTTTTTCATACCAAAAGACTATAATTTTGATGCCTTCTTTGCAGCGATGTATAAATGGAATCCTATTATTAACGACTCCAAGTATGCTAATAATTACGATTATAATAAAGCGGTCTATATAATGAGTGAATTTGACATGTTAGAAAATGGATTCTTGATGATTAAAGAAGACCCAAGCTACGCATCACCCATTGCTACAGTGTTTTACGAGTATTATGATTCTACAGAAAGCTTAAAACAAAAAATTGATAGTGATCAAGACTTAATACAGTGTATAGTCGCTAATGGTTTTAGTGACACGGAAATTCCGTTTGGAAAAACACAAAAACCAGAACTTTCAGACTATGCCGATAATGTAGATACTATTGCGTTTTTGTTAGCAATCTAG
- a CDS encoding DUF6146 family protein translates to MKHLILIMVIFSIAYSCGVNKQLTSNTKTSAQIGDTITINSNDSDYEIQIIEPGFNSWLRSRAKPKGFYSQQYLETKNVFYVSTWNSRVLQPQRFNPNLYEMQIDYKANIDYGYDVNYQLYNYFVYFQNRYKQNLLGGRIPPN, encoded by the coding sequence ATGAAACATTTAATTTTAATAATGGTTATATTTTCAATAGCGTATAGTTGTGGTGTTAACAAACAATTGACTAGCAATACTAAAACGAGCGCTCAAATTGGTGATACCATTACCATTAATAGCAACGATTCCGATTATGAAATTCAGATTATAGAACCCGGTTTTAATTCCTGGTTACGCAGCAGAGCAAAACCAAAAGGCTTCTATTCTCAGCAGTATTTAGAAACTAAAAATGTGTTTTATGTTAGTACTTGGAATAGTCGGGTCCTACAACCACAACGTTTTAACCCCAATTTATACGAAATGCAAATAGACTATAAAGCCAACATAGATTACGGTTATGATGTTAATTACCAATTATACAACTACTTTGTTTATTTTCAAAATAGATATAAACAAAATCTTTTAGGTGGTCGCATACCTCCTAATTAA